TCGTTAATTTCTTTCGAAGACTCGGAAATGTGAAACAAAAGATTTGTCAAAAAAATTCGATCATCGGCAGAAGCAGTCTTTGGATCAAATTGAAAATACGCATTTAACTCACGGTGGATATCCATTTGTGATTCCGATGTAAATGTAGCGATTACTGGTTCCTCATCATACGAATCTTCATCGTCCAGTGCTGACTCGGTTTCTGATTTGTTGTTGACAATCCACTTAATTCGCCAATAAATTTCCTGTATTAATTCGTTGAAGACCCATATTCTTCCAGAATTTTGTATTCGTGAAATGAAAGCAGCCCAGTTTTTGTCGAGGAAGGGAATTCCAAATTCAGGCAATTCGCCCGAATACCAGAACTCAGAGCTTTCTAACTCCTCGACCCTTTTCTCTATGCTGTCTATGACTTGTTCGGAGGAAAAGAGTCTCTGTTCAGTTTCTTTTTCTAATTTCAAGTCAGTATCATCCTTCCTCGTACCCTGAATAGTTTGAGGTGTTGTCTCTTCGGGAACAGGAACATTCTGATGGATTGTTTCTTTTTTCGAGAGATTGGATTCGGAGTGCATATCGATCTGACTATGAAGGCCTTTACTGCCACCTCGCTTGATCTTGTGTTCGAGCAATGTTGTTGTCAATCGCAGCAACGCGTACAAGTTCGTATTACTTGTTTATGCTGCCGCATTATTGTTCGTCGGCCGCATCTCATACACCATATACCACTTCTTGCTCGTCGGGTCTTTGAAATACCGCGTCAGGACAAAGCCGCTGTTGCAGGGTGCGAATGAATGTTCCTTCGGGTCCTTGGCTGTCTCTACTATCGCTGTACCGATTTTCCCCAGCGGAGCCAGCTTCACGATCTCCTCTTGAGTCATCGCTTTGGTCTTGAAGTACTCCTCATTCCGTACGTCATCGCGGATGATATCCAGAATCAGATCGCCCTGATCATCCCAGGTACGGACGCCGATGAAACCCTGCTCGATGTAGCGGGCGCTGACGGACTTTTGTGCCACGCAGTCTGCTCCGAGGATGCTGTCGGAAGCCTCTCGTTTGAACGCCTCATCAATCATCGCCTCACCGATGTAGGCTTTCTGGAAGCGCGGATCGAGTGTCACCGCCGAGACATATTTCTGCCCTGGAGCAGTTTCGGTGAAGCAGAGGAAGCCGACAATCTCACCTTTGTGACGGAGCGTAGTGAAGCGACTCCCTTCATCGGCGAGATGAGTATCGAAGTCTTTGGCGAGCTTCTTTTGAGTCTCGGTCGGGTAGCCTGTCATGCTCTCAAGATAGAGGGAGCGCATGCGTTTCGCTTCAGCTGGTATGAGGCCGCGGCCGGCTTCGCTGGTGATCGCATTATCTCGGAAGTCCTCGAGGGTTATTTCTTCGTCATTATCTTTCAGGGTTTTGAAAGTAGCTTTGAAGAGCTCGATGTCGGCACGGATCGCGTCGAGTCCAGCTTTCAATTTTTCGATTTCTTCCTGCTCTACTTTTCGGTACTCGTTCAACCAATACCCGTCGCTGTTTTCATCGAATGATCGATCACCAACCCCGAGCCCATCGAAAGATTCCCTTTGAGAAACCAAGTTTCTGAGTACTTGATGAGATTCGGCGAGAAGATTGTTCGCTTTACTGATCAGGGATTGTCGGACTTGTAAGGCTGTTGTTGTATCACGTGTGTCTCCGGAGAGATCGTCGAGGATTGCTTCAACGGCGTCGGAACTTTCCACGAGCTCCGCGTATTTCTGAAAAATAGTATCAGCTACTTCGGGAAGCTGACTCCCGATGGCGAGTATTTTTTCACCCATCTCACTCCCAAACTCCTCCAGAGCAAGGAACGCCTTGATGCGATTGGCCCGGTGTTCTCTGCCCTCAGTCTGCTTGATGAAGTGCCCAAGCTGATCAAAACCCTCCCCGAGTTTTTTTGTCTTGAGATAGGTAATGAGGGAGAAAAACTCCCGCCGTGATATTTTGTCAAAAGTGAATCCGAGGTGTTTCTGTAGGTGGATGACTGCGTCGAAACTTAAATTGTGCACCATGTCACGGACATCCTCCTCGGTTCGCGCAGTCTCACCGTATTCCGAGTTCATGAGGACGAGGAACTGGTTCATGTCGACAGATTCGGCATACTGTAGTGTCTGAGTCATGTCCTTGAGGCCGTTATCGACATACCCGGACAAGGCAGAAACGAATTTGGGATCATGCGAGAGCAGGGGCGCAATGTACTCTGAGAAGGCGACTGCTTGCTCGAAGCTGTTGGGGCAATCCTTTACGAAGCTCATAATGTCGATATCGAAGGTCTCGTACATTGTTTGCAAGTAGTATTGTTGGTTTTCAGGTAACCGGTGCCAAAAAAGAAGCATAACAGCGGCAGCGTTCTGGCTAGGGGAAAAGTTCGTGTGGTCAGAGAGGGCGTGTTTCATACTTAAGAAATCAGCAACGAGCATCTTGTCGAAGGTCTCTTCCGTAGAATCGTCGGTCCTCAGAATATCTAGGAGACGACCAGTTGGGCTGTAGAGCCCGAGGGTATTGTGCGCCAAGTGTACGGCGGAGCTATTCAGGACGTACCTCCATTCATCGGCACCGCCTTTTCCTTCTGAGTGGGCGCGGCTGAGGAGGGGAGTGATAAGGTTGTCCTTCGTGCACTGGAGTGCGGCACTAAAGCGTCCTTTTGCGCGGAACTCTACTTCAAATAAGGCTCTGAAATAGGCTTCGTCGGTATGGGATATGAGTTCTATCGCGCGTGACCGCGTTTCCGGATCATCGAGCATAAGCGATCGTATAAGCTCGCCTTTTTCGCTTTCTGCGAGGGTTGTGGGGGATACGTCCAAAACATCGTCGGGCGTATATGCCATGACGAGGTTGAAGGAAAAGCCGGGGTGAACAGTATGAAGAAGCTTATCAATGGACATTGATTTCCACTTCTCCATTTTTTCAAGAATCATGGGACTGTCTGGCTCCCCTTCGTAGTTCGTCCACATCTCTCGTAAACGCCCATGAAGTTCTTCGATGAGCCCCCAATAGGCTTCAGAGTTTTCATGCATGAGCTGAGCTGCTGCTGCTCGGGCTTTATCAGTGTCGTAGAAAGGAGCATCGTGATCTCGTAGGAGGTTTCTACAGAAACCTATATCAACAGTCTCCAGGTTTTCAACTTCGCGCCGCCGCTCGATATATGCGGCGAGGTCAATGTACTCGGTGTCGTCTCCTGTTTCGTCCAGGAGCTTCTCGATACGTTCGAGGGGCAGGTTCACGGGAGTGGAGAGTTTGTGAACGATCTCTTTGAGAGTATTGAATGGCAAGTGCTGACTTCTCAGAGTCGCCAGTCCTTCACGGAGGACATACTCCCACCCCCTTTGCTGGATGAGTTCCTTCGCGATACGTATCCCAAGTTCGTTGTAACTGCGTGTCACTATTGCATCGAGCGCGAAATGCAGCGCTTCTTCCGGATGCGTTTCGATGACACTTTGGTAATGTTTCACTACAGCCTCCTTATCGTCGATGTGTCGATGCAGATCAAATTTATGTGGCGAATCCTCGAACGATGTTTCCAGGCAAAACAGGTGTCGAAATCGCTGGACTGCCAAAGGGAACTCACTATGGAGCGTATCCAAAAGTGGCTCAACCACATGAACCGTTTGGTGATCGAGAGACCCGGTATTTTCCGGTGGCTCATGAGGCATGCAGACACGATTCAGGCTGTATGCCGCGGCATAGAACAATGTGTCGGAATAGCGGTCTTCTGGATCGTACGCTTCAAAGATAGGGCGAAGTATCGCTTCCGACTCTGTTTCGAGCCGTTTCAGATCGTCAATACTATATGCCTTGAACGAATCTTGATAGACTTCCTCTTCTGGGTCGACAAAGTCAGCACCAAAGCCCTCGGATGAGTGCGTGAGCGCTGTTTCGCTAGCTTTGTGCGGATAGTAAAATGCAGCGTCGTTGATTTTCATATACCCGAATTTTAACATGTGTCCAACTCGAAAACCGTCACTCTGGCTAGTGGGGAGGTGGTATCGGACCTTTGCTGGACACCGCGTCGAATGGAAAGAAAAAAGCGAGAGCGGAATACCATTCCGTCTCGCCAAGAACCTGCTCCTTTCTTTGCTGCTGCCAGGCGTAGGTTTACGCCCGGCTAATAACTTCCAATGACGCCTGGAGCCTGACAAAGTCGTCAAGGACCCCGCTGAGTTTTTCGAACCATTTTTCCATTACCTCAGCCGATGGGCCATTCTCCTTGTCTCGGAAATCAAAGAATTTTTTGAACCCACCATGATACTCTCCGACGAAGACAGACAGTCGGTTATTATTGAGATTGTGCTCCAGACAGCACTCTATGCTAAACCTACTGACCACATGGACAAAACTGAACCAGAACCTACTCCGTTCTTCGGTGCCGTTCAGGTTGCCCTCCTTCACTTCTTCCACAATGAGAGAGAACCCGTTTGTTTCCATAATCTTCCTCATCTCATTCGCCGTAACTGTTGCCATGATCTTCTCCGCCCCAAGATACCGCTCGGGAATTCGGTTGGGCAGTCTGCCCAGATTGTTAAAGAATGTTGCTACGATTTACCGGTTTCGGTTCTGTATCGTAACGGTGTAGTATACTCAAAAATGCTGTAACAGTCAACAATACAAAGACAGTAAAAGTAGTAAATATACTTTACAAAAGCCATAAAGAGAGTATACTGTATGTAGTGTTGTAAAATATTGACACAGGAAATATGAGGGAAAAGCAGGCTTTGCTGGATTTTGGGCTCTCGGATTCGGAGGCGGATATCTATCTCGCCTTGTTCCGTCTGGGTGGGGCGACGGCGAGCGTGGTGGCCAAGGAAGCCGGCCTGAAGCGGACCACCGTGTACCCGATTTTGAAGTCGCTCGCGGGCAAGGGCTGCGTGCAGGTGTATTTCCGCAAGCAAAAGCGGCACTACTACGCGCAAAAGCCCGACCGGCTGGCTAGTCTGTTCGAGCAGAAACTGGAACTCTTCAAGAGTATCGTCCCGCTCTTCGAATCAGTCGAGAAAAAACGCTCGCAGGCGGAAGGGCTGCGTTTCATCGAGACCAAAGAGGAGCTCCGGCAGTTCTACATGGACATCTTGGAGGATCACAAAAGCTACCGCGTCATCGGCAATGCGTTCACTTGGCAGAATATCGACCCCGAATTTTTCGAGCAGTATCGGGAGATGCGGGCGCGGCTAAAGATCAAGACCCGACTCCTCCTGTCGGCGGATTCCAAGGCGACGAACCCGACGAGCCCGGACCTGCTCCGCGAATGCCGGTACTTGCCCGAGAGCCATGTGTTCAAGAGCACGCTGAATATCTTCAATGACAAGATCCTCGTCATTAGTCCCGAGTCGTCATCGCTCGCGGTCGTGATCGCGGTGCCGGCGATGGTGGATATTTTCCGGTCGATGTTTGAGATTCTCTGGGAGAGTGCAGTGGAATAGGATCGGGAGATATCGCAGTGAGGTTGCACCGAGTTTGTACGGATGGTAGACAAAGTTTGTGTGGTATGTACTCTCACCCGCTTAATAGCAGAAACTGAGACGGCAGACTATACTCTGGATATGGAAAAGAAGCCCAAACTCTGGATATGGAAAAGAAGCCCAAAACCCTCGTCCTCCTCGATGACAACCCCGCCGTATTTCTGCAGATTATCTGGTGGATTGTTAACGTTATTAGCTTGGATACGGCTTCGCCTCTGTTGCAACTAACCAACGGCCTTCCTATGAAATACAGCTGGGCAAGTGCGCCCTCTATCAATTGATTATGACGAGTCAAAGAAAGCTATTAGTACTTCTGGACGGTAATGCCTTGGTACATCGGTCGTATCATGCGTTGCCGCCGATGGCGACCAAGGCGGGGCAGTCAGTGCATGCGGTGTATGGTTTCGCACTGACGCTGTTTTCGGTCATCGAGAAATTCAAGCCGGACTACATCGCGGCGTCATTCGATCTGCCCGGTGGGACATTTCGCGATGAGCTGTATGCGGACTACAAGGCGACCCGGGTGAGAGCGCCCGATGATTTGTATGCGCAGATCCCGATCGTGAAGGAATTGGTCCAGGCGATGAATATCCCGATTTACGAGCTGCCGGGATTTGAGGCGGATGACTGTGTCGGGACACTGTCGAAACAGGGGGAAGCGGCGGGTGTCGAGACGATCATCGTGACAGGGGACACCGATACGCTGCAGCTCGTGACGGATCGGGTGAAAGTGTACACGCTTAGGAAGGGACTGAAAGACATGGTGCTCTATGGCATCTCCGAAGTGACAGCGAAGTACGGCTTCTCGCCCGAGCGACTCGTCGACTACAAGGGCCTGCGCGGTGATGCATCGGACAATATCCCCGGCGTGAAGGGTATCGGCGAAAAGGGTGCGACCGACTTGATCCAGGAATTCGGTTCGCTCGAAGACATCTATGCGGCGCTGGAGAAAGTGAAGCCGAAGGTGCGGGAGAAGTTGGAAGCTGATCGCGACATGGCGCTGTTGTCGAAGCGGCTGGGGACAATCGATACGGCGGCGCCGGTGACGCTCTCCTTGGATGAATGTGCGACGCATGATTTCGACCAGGCGAAGATCGAGGCCTTCCTCCGTTCGCTCGATTTCTTCAGTCTCATAAAGCGCATTCCGGGAAGTAACGAGCAACCAGCAACTAACAACCAACAACAGGGAAAGGCAAAAAAGAAAGACATTAAAAAAACAAGGCGTATTACGGATGCGGACGCGCTCGAAGCCTGGCTGAAAAATGTTCAGCACGAAGTGCTCGCGATTGTCTTGCAGGAGAAGGAAACATCGCTCTTCGGTACGGCAGGTATCGAATCAGTCGGGCTGGCCACGTCGGGCCTGGCGGTTGAAGTTACCTGGAACGAGGCGACCGAGCCGGCCCTCAAGGATTTCTTGGCCGATACGCAGCGACCGAAGATCGCTGTCGATAGCAAAGCCATGATGCATACGCTCGCGGCGGTCGGGGCGCGACTCGGCGGAGTAGCCGAAGACATACTCCTCCTGGCCTATATCCTGCAGGCCGGCCGGCGTTCCGATATCGAGACACTTGTTGTCGAGGAGAGCGGTGCAGATTGGGCCAGCCTTTCGCTCCCAGAAAAAGCGAAAACAGTCAGGGCCATCGCATTGTCGTTTCGAGAGAAACTCGAGGCATTGGCCATTGAACAAGGCGGTGAACATACGGTCACGACCCTCCTTCAGGATATCGAGCTTCCGCTGGTGCCGGTTTTGTTCGAGATGGAGCGAGCAGGTGTTCTCTTGGACCCGGATGTCTTCGTGATTCTGTCTCAGGAAATCGATGCGTCGGTGCAGTCGCTGGAAAAAGAAATCTACAAATTTGCGGGCAAAGAATTTAATTTGAATTCGCCGAAGCAACTTGCTGAAGTGCTCTTTGGCGACCTGGCCATCCCCGCGGAGGGGATCAAGAAAAATAAGACGGGGTACTCGACCGCTTCGACCGAGCTCGAGAAGCTGCGTGCCGACTATCCGATTGTGAAGCTCGTCGAGGAGTATCGCGAGACTTTCAAGTTGAAGACGACGTATGTCGATGTCTTACCGGGGCTGGTGAAATCCGATGGCCGGATCCATACGACGTACGATCAGGCCGTGGCGGCGACGGGGCGACTATCATCCGTCGATCCCAACCTGCAGAATATCCCGATCCGCACGACACTCGGTGCGCGCATCCGTGACGGCTTCATCGCCGCTCCGGGGAAGAAGCTTGTCGGTGCCGACTATTCGCAGATCGAGCTCCGCATCGCGGCCCATCTCTCGGGGGACGAGAACATGACGCGAGCTTTCCGTGACGGTGAGGACATTCATCGCACGACCGCTGCACTCGTGCACGGTGTGGATCCAGCCGAAGTGAGCGACAGCCTCCGGCGTGAAGCGAAAGCGCTCAATTTTGGCATCATTTACGGCATGGGCGCCTACGGACTGGCGCAGGCGACCGACATGGACCAGAAGCAAGCGGCGCAGTTCATCAAAGACTATCTGGCGAAGTTTTCCGGTGTCGCAAAGTACATGGAGGACATGAAAAAATTCGCTCACGAGCATGGCTATGTCGAGACTGCGCTCGGTCGCCGCCGGACGCTCCCGGAAATCCAATCGACCAATCAGGCACTCGTCCGCGGTGCAGAGCGCATGGCGATCAATATGCCGATCCAGGGATTGGCGGCGGATATCATGAAACTCGCAATGCTTGCGGTACATCGACTCACAGAGTCCAAGTATGCAAGTTCAGCCAAACTCCTCCTCCAGATTCATGATGAGCTTATCGCTGAAGTCGATGAACAGGATGCGGTGGCTTTCGCGGCTGATCTCAAGCTCGCGATGGAGAGTGTCTACAAG
This is a stretch of genomic DNA from Candidatus Moraniibacteriota bacterium. It encodes these proteins:
- the polA gene encoding DNA polymerase I encodes the protein MTSQRKLLVLLDGNALVHRSYHALPPMATKAGQSVHAVYGFALTLFSVIEKFKPDYIAASFDLPGGTFRDELYADYKATRVRAPDDLYAQIPIVKELVQAMNIPIYELPGFEADDCVGTLSKQGEAAGVETIIVTGDTDTLQLVTDRVKVYTLRKGLKDMVLYGISEVTAKYGFSPERLVDYKGLRGDASDNIPGVKGIGEKGATDLIQEFGSLEDIYAALEKVKPKVREKLEADRDMALLSKRLGTIDTAAPVTLSLDECATHDFDQAKIEAFLRSLDFFSLIKRIPGSNEQPATNNQQQGKAKKKDIKKTRRITDADALEAWLKNVQHEVLAIVLQEKETSLFGTAGIESVGLATSGLAVEVTWNEATEPALKDFLADTQRPKIAVDSKAMMHTLAAVGARLGGVAEDILLLAYILQAGRRSDIETLVVEESGADWASLSLPEKAKTVRAIALSFREKLEALAIEQGGEHTVTTLLQDIELPLVPVLFEMERAGVLLDPDVFVILSQEIDASVQSLEKEIYKFAGKEFNLNSPKQLAEVLFGDLAIPAEGIKKNKTGYSTASTELEKLRADYPIVKLVEEYRETFKLKTTYVDVLPGLVKSDGRIHTTYDQAVAATGRLSSVDPNLQNIPIRTTLGARIRDGFIAAPGKKLVGADYSQIELRIAAHLSGDENMTRAFRDGEDIHRTTAALVHGVDPAEVSDSLRREAKALNFGIIYGMGAYGLAQATDMDQKQAAQFIKDYLAKFSGVAKYMEDMKKFAHEHGYVETALGRRRTLPEIQSTNQALVRGAERMAINMPIQGLAADIMKLAMLAVHRLTESKYASSAKLLLQIHDELIAEVDEQDAVAFAADLKLAMESVYKLSVPLAVSVEIGDNWGEI